From the Maioricimonas rarisocia genome, one window contains:
- a CDS encoding thiol-disulfide oxidoreductase DCC family protein yields MSTTTSSPQPEMSAQSSGPLLFFDGVCGLCNSVVDFVLRHDSAGQFRFAPLQGETARQFLSAEEIEQLSTVVLQIGSRQYRKSAAVVRILWCLGGVWKIPGTMLWLIPAPVRDVGYRIVARWRYRLFGRKETCRMPTPEQRDRILP; encoded by the coding sequence ATGTCGACGACGACGTCATCGCCACAACCGGAAATGTCGGCACAATCGTCGGGGCCACTGTTGTTCTTCGACGGTGTGTGCGGCCTGTGCAACAGCGTGGTGGACTTTGTGCTCCGGCACGACTCGGCCGGGCAGTTCCGCTTCGCCCCGCTGCAGGGGGAGACGGCCCGTCAGTTTCTGTCGGCCGAAGAGATCGAGCAGCTCAGCACGGTCGTCCTGCAGATCGGCTCCCGTCAGTACCGCAAGTCGGCGGCCGTCGTTCGAATCCTGTGGTGCCTGGGGGGCGTCTGGAAGATTCCCGGGACGATGTTGTGGCTGATTCCCGCTCCCGTCCGGGATGTGGGATACCGGATCGTCGCCCGCTGGCGGTACCGCCTGTTCGGCCGCAAGGAGACCTGTCGCATGCCCACCCCCGAGCAGCGTGACCGCATTCTCCCCTGA
- a CDS encoding VWA domain-containing protein, translating into MVTSVRHDRDSYGAIAASMGMHIVLLSMLAMFAYAPREDQDTLLVQTEWAETSSSANLDEPLPMEVETPTEDGGGSHIGDVVTALASDVPDPNPFVDQSLVAPIDTAGSTPDLFSLREKVSLSGGGGAGRVQGSGSGQGTGNGAGDEEGSSFFGLNAPGKKFVFVVDGSGSMNRPFPGPAKTRFGRVKLELIRTVQQMNEEQQFFIIFFNDNAIPMPATRLMEAVPSAQYNYLRWMTAVEATGMTEPESALMLALRLQPDVIYFLTDGAFKYRVIERVRKANRGRVSIHTIGFGDDEAEDFMKQIASQNFGSYQFIPADYDEAGEEGPDDAGSRPSTASAPAASAAQ; encoded by the coding sequence GTGGTCACGTCGGTCCGACACGATCGGGATTCGTACGGTGCAATCGCAGCATCGATGGGCATGCACATCGTGCTGCTGTCGATGCTGGCGATGTTCGCCTACGCGCCCCGCGAGGACCAGGACACGCTGCTCGTTCAGACGGAATGGGCCGAGACCTCGTCCAGCGCCAACCTCGACGAACCGCTCCCGATGGAAGTGGAGACCCCGACCGAAGACGGTGGGGGCTCGCACATCGGTGACGTCGTGACTGCACTCGCCAGTGACGTCCCCGATCCGAATCCGTTTGTCGATCAATCTCTTGTCGCGCCGATCGACACCGCCGGAAGCACCCCCGATCTGTTTTCGCTCCGCGAGAAAGTCTCGCTGAGTGGGGGTGGTGGAGCCGGACGCGTTCAGGGAAGCGGAAGCGGACAGGGAACCGGCAACGGCGCGGGAGACGAAGAGGGGAGCAGCTTCTTCGGCCTCAACGCCCCGGGAAAGAAGTTTGTATTCGTCGTGGATGGTTCCGGCAGCATGAATCGGCCCTTCCCAGGCCCGGCGAAAACCCGCTTTGGCCGCGTCAAACTCGAGCTGATCCGGACGGTCCAGCAGATGAACGAAGAGCAGCAGTTCTTCATCATCTTCTTCAACGACAACGCGATCCCGATGCCGGCCACCCGCCTCATGGAGGCAGTCCCATCCGCCCAGTACAACTACCTGCGCTGGATGACGGCCGTCGAGGCGACCGGTATGACCGAACCGGAAAGCGCCCTGATGCTGGCCCTCAGGCTGCAACCGGACGTCATCTACTTCCTCACGGACGGGGCCTTCAAGTACCGCGTGATCGAGCGGGTTCGCAAAGCGAACCGCGGACGGGTCTCCATCCACACGATCGGCTTCGGGGACGACGAGGCCGAAGACTTCATGAAGCAGATCGCCAGCCAGAACTTCGGCAGCTACCAGTTCATTCCCGCCGACTACGACGAAGCCGGCGAGGAGGGTCCTGACGATGCCGGGAGCCGTCCCTCGACGGCGAGTGCTCCCGCCGCGTCCGCGGCCCAGTAG
- a CDS encoding bifunctional nuclease family protein, producing the protein MLVQMELARIIISEINDQQVVFLREVDGKRSFPILIGIFEATSIDRRVQGNVPPRPLTHDLLKNVIEELGGEPQDIVITNLVEHTYYAVVRIRRLDDDEIIEVDSRPSDAIALAVHFEPHLPIYVDDSVLEQVT; encoded by the coding sequence GTGCTCGTACAGATGGAGCTGGCGCGGATCATCATCAGTGAGATTAACGATCAGCAGGTGGTCTTCCTCCGCGAGGTGGATGGAAAGCGATCGTTTCCCATTCTGATCGGCATTTTCGAGGCGACCAGTATCGATCGCCGCGTGCAGGGAAACGTTCCGCCACGTCCGCTGACCCACGACCTGCTGAAGAACGTGATCGAGGAACTGGGCGGAGAACCGCAGGACATCGTGATCACCAACCTGGTCGAGCACACCTACTACGCGGTCGTGCGAATTCGCCGGCTCGACGACGACGAGATCATCGAGGTTGATTCCCGGCCGTCCGACGCGATCGCGCTGGCGGTTCACTTCGAACCACACCTGCCAATCTACGTCGACGACTCGGTACTGGAGCAGGTGACGTGA
- a CDS encoding arylsulfatase — MRTPRLLSVLGLLLTGLIVGVSARASLAAPPNVVLVITDDQGYGDIGAHGNEMIRTPNLDRLHGESVRLTDYHVDPTCSPTRSALMSGRYSTRTGVWHTIMGRSMMSTDELTLAEVFAENGYRAGMFGKWHLGDTYPLRPQDQGFQTVVHHGGGGVGQTPDWWGNDYFDDTYLHEDGTPEQFTGYCTDVWFDEALKFIESSREKPFFCYLSTNAPHGPYYVEQSYKQPYLDAGVPEPMASFYGMITNIDDNMGRLVKKLDELGLSDNTILIFTTDNGTAAGVARGRQQQNAKWKGFNAGMRGQKGSEYDGGHRVPFFLRWPAGDLHGGRDVDTLAAHVDVLPTLVDLCGIDKPKGPPIDGTSLVHVLKGSDEVLRDRTLVVHSQRIEYPEKWRKSAVMTENWRLVNGKELFDIQSDPGQNSNVASAHPQVVGQLRDAYEQWWTSLSPVFDEHVRIVLGAEDANPTSFTCHDWHAPQPQVPWHQGMIARNPEANGYWMVDVAEAGTYEFRLRMRPAGVAYGLPAGTAKVRVGDVEASEPIEDGELFALVTVELKAGPNKLQTWLDSKDGKSRGAYFVDVQRVE, encoded by the coding sequence ATGCGGACGCCCCGATTGCTGTCTGTTCTCGGCCTGCTGCTGACCGGCCTCATCGTCGGTGTCTCGGCCCGAGCCTCTCTCGCCGCCCCGCCGAATGTCGTTCTCGTCATCACGGACGACCAGGGGTATGGCGACATCGGTGCCCACGGCAACGAGATGATCCGCACGCCGAACCTCGATCGGCTTCACGGCGAAAGCGTGCGGCTGACGGACTACCACGTCGATCCCACCTGCTCGCCAACGCGCTCGGCCCTGATGAGCGGCCGGTACTCCACCCGCACCGGCGTCTGGCACACGATCATGGGCCGTTCGATGATGAGCACGGACGAACTGACGCTGGCCGAGGTCTTCGCCGAGAACGGCTACCGCGCGGGGATGTTCGGCAAGTGGCACCTGGGAGACACATACCCGCTGCGGCCGCAGGACCAGGGCTTCCAGACCGTCGTGCATCATGGCGGCGGCGGCGTCGGCCAGACACCCGACTGGTGGGGGAACGATTACTTCGACGATACCTACCTGCACGAAGACGGTACACCGGAACAGTTCACCGGCTACTGCACCGATGTCTGGTTCGACGAGGCACTGAAATTCATCGAGTCCAGCCGCGAGAAACCGTTCTTCTGCTATCTCTCGACCAACGCTCCCCACGGTCCCTACTACGTCGAGCAGTCGTACAAGCAACCGTATCTCGACGCCGGCGTCCCCGAGCCGATGGCGTCGTTCTACGGCATGATCACGAATATCGACGACAACATGGGACGACTCGTCAAGAAGCTCGACGAGCTGGGTCTGTCTGACAATACGATCCTGATCTTCACCACCGACAATGGTACCGCGGCCGGCGTCGCCCGCGGACGCCAGCAGCAGAACGCGAAATGGAAAGGCTTCAATGCCGGAATGCGGGGCCAGAAGGGCTCCGAGTACGACGGCGGACATCGCGTCCCGTTCTTCCTTCGCTGGCCGGCAGGGGATCTGCACGGGGGACGGGACGTCGACACGCTGGCTGCTCACGTCGATGTCCTGCCGACGCTCGTCGACCTCTGCGGGATCGACAAACCGAAGGGACCGCCAATCGACGGCACGAGCCTGGTCCACGTGCTGAAGGGAAGCGACGAAGTCCTGCGTGACCGCACGCTGGTCGTTCATTCCCAGCGGATCGAGTATCCGGAGAAATGGCGAAAGTCGGCCGTCATGACCGAAAACTGGCGGCTGGTCAACGGCAAGGAACTGTTCGACATTCAGTCCGATCCGGGACAGAACAGCAACGTCGCCTCGGCACACCCGCAGGTCGTGGGGCAGTTGCGGGATGCATACGAGCAGTGGTGGACGAGCCTCTCGCCCGTCTTCGATGAGCACGTGCGGATTGTCCTCGGTGCGGAGGATGCGAATCCGACCAGCTTCACCTGCCACGACTGGCACGCTCCGCAGCCGCAGGTTCCGTGGCACCAGGGGATGATCGCCCGCAATCCCGAAGCCAACGGCTACTGGATGGTCGATGTGGCCGAAGCCGGGACGTACGAGTTCCGTCTGCGGATGCGGCCGGCCGGTGTGGCTTACGGGCTCCCGGCGGGGACGGCGAAAGTTCGCGTGGGCGACGTCGAAGCCTCCGAGCCGATCGAAGACGGTGAGCTGTTCGCGCTGGTGACAGTCGAACTGAAAGCCGGCCCGAACAAGCTGCAGACATGGCTCGACAGCAAGGATGGCAAGAGCCGCGGCGCGTACTTCGTGGACGTGCAGCGGGTCGAGTAG
- a CDS encoding DoxX family membrane protein → MVNRRHDDLSSVYVPLRLTYGLVPVVAGLDKFTNLLTDWSAYLPPLAADLLPVAPDAFMGVVGIIEVLAGLAVLTKWPRLGAYVVASWLTLIALTLIPGGHFDVAVRDLVMAVGAVCLGQLAALRGEPLWPTRHASEEMGLHASAN, encoded by the coding sequence ATGGTCAATCGTCGGCACGACGACCTGTCGTCAGTTTACGTTCCACTCCGCTTGACGTACGGGCTCGTGCCTGTGGTTGCCGGCCTCGACAAGTTCACCAACCTGCTGACTGACTGGTCGGCTTATCTGCCGCCGCTGGCGGCCGATCTGCTGCCGGTTGCGCCGGACGCGTTCATGGGAGTCGTCGGCATCATCGAGGTGCTGGCGGGACTGGCCGTGTTGACGAAATGGCCCCGTCTGGGAGCATACGTGGTGGCGAGCTGGCTCACGCTGATCGCCCTCACCCTGATCCCGGGGGGGCACTTCGACGTGGCCGTTCGCGATCTCGTTATGGCGGTCGGGGCGGTTTGTCTGGGGCAGCTTGCAGCGTTGCGTGGCGAACCGCTCTGGCCAACCAGACATGCCTCCGAGGAGATGGGCCTACATGCCTCAGCCAACTGA
- a CDS encoding RNA polymerase sigma factor, with the protein MPQPTESPRSLAGREPADLSDGQVVERVLAGDRGAFELIMRRYNRRLFRVARSLLGDDHEAEDVLQDAYVRAFEKLRQFEHRARFSTWLTRIVIHEALGRRKKRSRVRLVDPQVTEAGPMLTLHAHDDVAANSSRQELRRILVDAVDSLPNELRVVFTMRLIEGLDTAETAACLQLSESNVKVRLHRARAQLRRWIDQKLGEEVRQLFQFDGERCDRIVLGVLQQIAADS; encoded by the coding sequence ATGCCTCAGCCAACTGAGTCTCCCCGTTCCCTTGCCGGCCGTGAGCCAGCGGATCTTTCCGACGGACAGGTCGTCGAACGTGTCCTGGCTGGAGATCGCGGGGCGTTCGAACTGATCATGCGACGGTACAACCGGAGGCTCTTCCGTGTGGCGCGGAGCCTGCTGGGAGATGACCACGAAGCCGAAGACGTTCTGCAGGACGCCTACGTGCGGGCCTTCGAGAAGCTGCGGCAGTTCGAACACCGGGCCCGATTTTCCACGTGGCTGACCCGCATCGTTATCCACGAAGCGCTTGGCCGCCGGAAGAAACGCAGCCGTGTACGACTGGTCGATCCTCAGGTGACGGAAGCCGGCCCGATGCTGACACTGCACGCTCACGACGACGTCGCCGCGAACTCTTCGCGTCAGGAATTGCGGCGGATTCTTGTCGACGCCGTCGATTCGCTCCCGAACGAGCTTCGTGTGGTGTTCACGATGCGGCTGATCGAAGGGCTCGACACGGCAGAGACCGCAGCCTGCCTGCAACTGAGCGAATCGAACGTCAAGGTCCGACTACACCGGGCCCGTGCTCAACTGAGACGATGGATCGATCAGAAGCTCGGCGAAGAAGTCCGACAGCTGTTTCAGTTCGACGGGGAACGGTGTGACCGGATCGTGCTGGGAGTCCTGCAGCAGATCGCGGCGGATTCGTGA
- the ggt gene encoding gamma-glutamyltransferase, with product MSRLLNAVTLLTVLASPAAPLYAQQVAGPDEPYARGIVVADHPLASEAGAEVLRRGGNVVDAAVATAFALSVVRPESCGLGGGGFMVIWNAERQEAVAIDYREQAPRHASRDMYIKERDGKPLPADASRKGGLAAGVPGEVAGLCYALETYGSLDRSVVMQPAIRLAREGVDVDAQMRSAQRRTLAALAQRKNGMQQFAPLVRHYLNGGTQWNEGDRFHSPLAHLLERIAEQGRDAFYRGPVAEALVAANQSQGGILTLEDLATMEPRIRQPLEARFSGMKVISMPPPSSGGIALIQTLNTLSAWEAKHPDQRLELLGHNTVESVQLLTEALKHAFADRARFLGDTDFAEVPVDKLISNEYAATIASKIQLDQTHPADFYGTTAAHRDAGTSHFCVIDAAGNAVACTETINTTYGSYVVEPKYGVIFNNEMDDFTARPGEPNVFGLMQSEANAIAPGKKPLSSMSPTIVVEDGKAVMAAGASGGPRIITATLQVLLNMTRFGMSPSEAVSAPRVHHQWMPDELLIERAIRSKVGPRLEKIGHEVKSSSGLAASQAASRSEDGLRGGSDPRKGGQPAGW from the coding sequence ATGTCCCGCCTGCTGAATGCCGTCACGCTGCTGACCGTGCTCGCCTCTCCCGCCGCACCACTCTACGCCCAGCAGGTTGCCGGGCCCGATGAACCGTATGCCCGCGGCATCGTCGTCGCCGATCACCCCCTCGCCAGTGAAGCCGGTGCCGAAGTGCTTCGCAGAGGAGGAAACGTCGTCGATGCCGCTGTCGCAACCGCGTTCGCACTCTCGGTCGTGCGGCCGGAAAGCTGCGGACTGGGAGGGGGCGGCTTCATGGTCATCTGGAATGCCGAGCGCCAGGAAGCCGTCGCCATTGACTACCGCGAACAGGCTCCGCGGCACGCCTCGCGCGACATGTACATCAAGGAGAGGGACGGCAAGCCACTTCCGGCTGACGCGAGCCGGAAAGGCGGTCTGGCCGCCGGAGTTCCCGGGGAAGTGGCCGGGCTGTGTTACGCCCTCGAAACGTACGGCAGTCTCGATCGCTCGGTGGTGATGCAGCCGGCCATCCGGCTGGCACGGGAAGGCGTCGACGTCGACGCCCAGATGCGGAGTGCGCAGCGAAGGACTCTCGCCGCGCTCGCACAGCGCAAGAACGGCATGCAGCAGTTCGCTCCGCTGGTCCGGCACTATCTGAACGGCGGCACACAGTGGAATGAGGGGGACCGGTTTCACTCCCCGCTTGCCCACCTGCTGGAGCGAATCGCCGAGCAGGGGCGCGACGCCTTCTATCGCGGACCGGTCGCCGAAGCACTCGTCGCAGCCAACCAGTCGCAAGGGGGCATTCTCACTCTCGAAGACCTGGCCACGATGGAACCTCGCATCCGTCAGCCGCTCGAGGCCCGGTTCAGTGGGATGAAAGTCATCAGCATGCCGCCTCCGTCGAGCGGCGGGATTGCCCTGATCCAGACGCTCAACACCCTCAGTGCGTGGGAGGCGAAACATCCTGACCAGCGGCTTGAACTGCTCGGCCACAACACGGTCGAATCGGTCCAGTTGCTGACCGAAGCACTCAAACACGCCTTCGCGGACCGGGCCCGCTTCCTGGGGGACACCGACTTCGCCGAAGTGCCGGTCGACAAACTGATCAGCAACGAATACGCCGCCACGATCGCATCGAAGATCCAGCTCGACCAGACGCATCCTGCCGACTTCTACGGAACGACCGCGGCACATCGCGACGCCGGGACCAGTCACTTCTGCGTCATCGACGCGGCCGGCAATGCCGTCGCCTGCACCGAGACCATCAACACGACGTACGGCAGCTACGTCGTTGAGCCGAAGTATGGCGTGATTTTCAACAACGAGATGGACGACTTCACCGCGCGGCCGGGCGAGCCGAATGTCTTCGGTCTGATGCAGAGCGAAGCGAACGCGATCGCCCCCGGAAAGAAGCCCCTCTCGAGCATGTCGCCGACAATCGTCGTCGAGGACGGCAAGGCAGTCATGGCGGCCGGCGCGTCGGGTGGTCCGAGAATCATCACCGCCACGCTGCAGGTGCTGCTGAACATGACTCGGTTTGGAATGTCACCTTCGGAAGCCGTCTCCGCCCCGCGCGTGCATCACCAGTGGATGCCGGACGAACTGCTCATCGAGCGCGCGATCCGCTCGAAGGTCGGCCCCCGCCTCGAAAAGATCGGTCACGAGGTGAAATCGTCGTCCGGCCTGGCCGCGAGTCAGGCGGCGTCACGCTCGGAAGACGGTCTGCGTGGCGGTTCCGATCCCCGTAAGGGAGGGCAGCCGGCCGGCTGGTAA
- a CDS encoding helix-turn-helix domain-containing protein yields MRVAEPAADAEPFWPRAPKSLAEAGLRENEVDDLILKFLFNAIAERGYRIAEQVGLRFPVVEELLRKLKADRLIYYKTSLAGGDYVYELTENGRERAFRLNQQSTYFGTAPVPLDQYIASVKAQSISHRKPPLEDIRRAFQDLSIPDDLLSSVGEAIHSGRGMFLFGNAGNGKTSIAERVTKAFGDTIWVPKAIVATGEIIRLYDPNRHVVVNREAPREDRVDGRWIQVERPTIIAGGELQMHNLEVTQIRGTGIGEAPLQLKANCGTMLIDDFGRQRMPVDELLNRWIVPLEHRHDFLQLASGRSIQVPFEELVILSTNLEPRDLVEDAFLRRIPYKIEVCDPTDEAFRNLFLSQAAKLGFECTVEPVTYLIETHFHQEGRGMRFCYVRDLLRQMENRCSLHGLPRVITNDMIDAAVKNYFSIM; encoded by the coding sequence GTGCGAGTCGCCGAGCCCGCGGCCGACGCCGAGCCATTCTGGCCGCGGGCGCCGAAGTCGCTGGCCGAGGCGGGCCTGCGCGAAAACGAAGTCGACGACCTGATCCTGAAGTTCCTGTTCAATGCCATTGCCGAACGGGGCTACCGTATTGCCGAACAGGTCGGCCTTCGATTTCCCGTCGTCGAGGAACTGCTGCGCAAGCTCAAGGCCGATCGGCTGATCTACTACAAGACGTCGCTTGCGGGCGGCGATTACGTCTACGAGCTGACCGAGAACGGTCGCGAACGGGCCTTCCGGCTCAATCAGCAGTCGACTTATTTCGGGACGGCACCGGTGCCGCTCGATCAGTACATTGCGAGCGTCAAAGCCCAGTCCATCAGCCACCGCAAGCCACCGCTCGAAGACATCCGCCGTGCGTTCCAGGATCTGAGCATCCCGGATGATCTGCTCAGCAGCGTGGGAGAAGCGATTCATTCCGGACGGGGCATGTTCCTGTTCGGCAACGCCGGCAATGGCAAGACCAGTATTGCAGAGCGTGTCACCAAGGCGTTCGGTGATACCATCTGGGTTCCCAAGGCCATTGTGGCGACCGGCGAAATCATTCGACTGTACGACCCCAACCGGCACGTCGTCGTCAATCGCGAAGCCCCCCGCGAAGACAGGGTGGACGGCCGCTGGATTCAGGTTGAACGCCCCACAATCATCGCCGGCGGCGAACTGCAGATGCACAACCTCGAGGTCACTCAGATTCGCGGCACGGGCATCGGCGAAGCACCGCTGCAGTTGAAGGCGAACTGCGGCACAATGCTGATCGACGACTTCGGACGTCAGCGGATGCCGGTCGACGAACTGCTCAACCGCTGGATCGTGCCCCTTGAACATCGGCACGACTTCCTGCAGCTGGCCAGCGGCCGTTCCATCCAGGTGCCGTTCGAGGAACTGGTCATCCTGTCGACCAACCTCGAACCGCGAGATCTGGTCGAAGACGCCTTTCTGCGACGAATTCCCTACAAGATCGAAGTGTGCGATCCGACCGACGAGGCGTTCCGCAATCTGTTCCTCAGCCAGGCTGCGAAGCTCGGCTTCGAGTGCACGGTCGAACCGGTTACCTACCTCATCGAGACGCACTTCCATCAGGAGGGCCGCGGCATGCGGTTCTGCTATGTTCGCGACCTGCTCAGGCAGATGGAGAACCGCTGCTCGCTGCACGGATTGCCGCGAGTGATCACCAACGACATGATCGACGCGGCCGTGAAGAACTACTTTAGTATTATGTAA
- a CDS encoding sulfite exporter TauE/SafE family protein, protein MISQSDPQQTLLFWSVFGIAVTVSATVQRLLGFGFALVALSVLPYVMDVRDANVIISLAAVPTLMLIFRSHRHGVHRRALQVVLLGALCGLVPGLFLFSAVDSSWLTRGTGAVVLLITVDMLRGRLPDPQREPSLAWGAFSGTVSGILAGAVGIPGPPVVAYGARQPWSPAEFRAFTAGFFLCLGMVKAIALAGTGFIDTPVLTATALSLPFVVVGYWLGAVVAARIDATRFRQSVLIALAISAACMLIRG, encoded by the coding sequence ATGATCAGTCAATCGGATCCACAGCAGACGTTGCTGTTCTGGTCGGTGTTCGGAATTGCGGTGACGGTTTCTGCGACCGTGCAGAGGTTGCTCGGTTTCGGGTTCGCGCTGGTGGCACTGAGTGTCCTCCCCTACGTGATGGACGTGCGCGACGCGAATGTCATCATCTCGCTCGCGGCTGTGCCCACGCTGATGCTGATCTTTCGGTCGCATCGTCACGGAGTTCACCGCCGGGCCCTGCAGGTCGTGCTGCTCGGGGCCCTGTGCGGACTCGTGCCGGGGCTGTTTCTGTTCTCGGCGGTCGACAGCAGCTGGCTGACGCGAGGAACCGGTGCCGTCGTCCTGCTGATCACGGTCGACATGTTGCGCGGACGCCTGCCGGACCCGCAGCGTGAGCCTTCGCTGGCCTGGGGGGCATTCAGCGGCACTGTCAGCGGGATTCTCGCCGGTGCGGTCGGGATTCCCGGTCCTCCGGTTGTCGCCTACGGTGCCCGGCAACCGTGGAGTCCGGCGGAGTTTCGCGCCTTCACGGCAGGCTTCTTCCTCTGCCTGGGGATGGTCAAGGCGATCGCACTGGCCGGCACGGGCTTCATCGATACGCCTGTGCTGACAGCGACGGCACTGTCGCTGCCGTTCGTGGTGGTCGGCTACTGGCTCGGGGCGGTTGTGGCCGCACGGATTGACGCCACCCGTTTCCGGCAGTCGGTCCTGATTGCGCTGGCGATCAGTGCTGCGTGCATGCTGATCCGCGGCTGA
- a CDS encoding SDR family NAD(P)-dependent oxidoreductase, whose amino-acid sequence MQQILITGVSSGIGHALASEYLSRGARVYGTSRRSPDDLTSHEAFRFVPMDLTAFDDVEAGFKRLLEGVDELDLVVCNAGILGPFGDMAEQSLADMKHVLDVNLWANKVVLDAIYRQVERVRQVVTISSGAAVNGHRGWGGYALSKAALNMLTMLYAAEQPDTHFCALAPGVVETSMQDYLNGLPEDERYPSLDSLRSKRDTSDMPSPEELAPRLVDVMHQLPERVQSGQFADIRKPPLAGANG is encoded by the coding sequence ATGCAGCAGATCCTGATCACCGGCGTCAGCTCGGGTATCGGCCATGCACTGGCGTCTGAGTACCTGTCCCGTGGGGCACGTGTCTACGGGACAAGCCGCCGCTCACCGGACGACCTGACGTCGCACGAGGCGTTCCGGTTCGTTCCGATGGATCTGACGGCGTTCGACGACGTCGAGGCTGGTTTCAAGCGACTGCTGGAGGGCGTCGACGAGCTGGATCTGGTCGTCTGCAACGCCGGCATACTCGGTCCGTTCGGCGACATGGCCGAGCAGTCCCTTGCCGACATGAAGCACGTGCTCGACGTCAACCTGTGGGCGAACAAGGTCGTTCTCGATGCGATCTATCGGCAGGTTGAACGGGTGCGGCAGGTCGTGACAATCTCGTCGGGAGCGGCAGTCAACGGGCACCGTGGCTGGGGCGGCTACGCCCTGTCCAAGGCGGCGCTGAACATGCTGACGATGTTGTACGCGGCCGAGCAGCCGGACACGCACTTCTGCGCACTGGCTCCCGGCGTGGTCGAGACCAGCATGCAGGATTATCTCAACGGATTGCCGGAGGATGAGCGGTATCCCTCGCTGGACTCGCTGCGATCCAAGCGCGATACTTCTGACATGCCGTCCCCCGAAGAGCTGGCGCCGCGGCTGGTGGACGTGATGCATCAACTGCCGGAGCGAGTCCAGAGCGGACAGTTCGCCGACATCCGCAAACCGCCCCTGGCCGGGGCGAATGGCTGA
- a CDS encoding AI-2E family transporter encodes MNTKTSFVPGIGLRVLLGAAAFVIVAAGMQAAATIVVPFLLATFLAVLSGPPLRWLRSRGLPDWLSLVIVLGMLTVVAIAVATVIGVSVNTFVRDWPRTYRPRAYAIGREWNEWIDSRVSDLPMLESLRITESASPLGGIGTADNLMQYLTGVLGALAGMAKNVFLIVLTAIFILLEASGLPTKLRAIAPHSDHSLQQLDRIASNVTRYMAIKTGTSFVTGLLVACGLSYLNIDFFLLWGLLAFLLNYIPNIGSILASIPAILLALFQFGPGTALLTALLYLVINISIGNLLEPRWLGRGLGMSTLVVFLSLVFWGFVLGPVGMLISVPLTMTFKIALESAEDTKWLAILMGPEATARQEAAGAQSSTP; translated from the coding sequence ATGAATACGAAGACTTCGTTCGTCCCCGGAATCGGGCTACGCGTGCTGCTCGGTGCTGCCGCGTTTGTTATCGTGGCGGCCGGAATGCAGGCGGCGGCAACAATCGTCGTGCCGTTCCTGCTGGCGACGTTCCTGGCGGTTCTGAGTGGTCCGCCGCTGCGGTGGCTGCGGTCGCGGGGACTGCCGGACTGGCTGTCACTCGTCATCGTGCTCGGCATGCTGACTGTCGTCGCGATTGCGGTCGCGACCGTCATCGGGGTGAGCGTGAACACGTTCGTGCGTGACTGGCCCCGAACCTACCGTCCGCGCGCCTACGCGATTGGTCGCGAGTGGAACGAATGGATCGACAGCCGCGTCAGCGACCTGCCGATGCTCGAGTCGCTGCGGATCACCGAGTCGGCCTCCCCGCTGGGAGGGATCGGCACCGCCGACAACCTCATGCAGTATCTGACCGGCGTGCTCGGTGCCCTGGCCGGAATGGCGAAGAACGTGTTTCTGATCGTGCTGACGGCGATCTTCATTCTTCTCGAAGCATCCGGACTGCCGACGAAACTGCGGGCCATTGCCCCCCATTCCGACCATAGTCTGCAGCAGCTGGATCGCATCGCCTCGAACGTCACGCGGTACATGGCGATCAAGACCGGTACGAGTTTTGTGACCGGCCTACTGGTTGCCTGCGGACTCTCCTACCTGAATATCGACTTCTTCCTGCTGTGGGGGCTGCTGGCGTTTCTGCTCAACTACATCCCCAACATCGGGTCGATTCTGGCGTCGATCCCGGCAATTCTGCTGGCACTGTTTCAGTTCGGGCCGGGTACCGCTTTGCTCACCGCTCTGCTCTATCTTGTCATTAACATTTCCATCGGCAATCTGCTCGAGCCGCGGTGGCTGGGACGGGGGCTGGGGATGTCGACGCTGGTCGTGTTTCTGTCCCTGGTGTTCTGGGGATTCGTGCTGGGGCCGGTGGGGATGCTGATTTCGGTCCCCCTGACGATGACGTTCAAGATTGCCCTGGAGAGTGCAGAAGACACGAAGTGGCTGGCGATCCTGATGGGGCCGGAGGCGACGGCCCGGCAGGAAGCAGCCGGCGCCCAGTCGAGCACGCCGTGA